The Haemorhous mexicanus isolate bHaeMex1 chromosome 5, bHaeMex1.pri, whole genome shotgun sequence genome contains a region encoding:
- the PRDM4 gene encoding PR domain zinc finger protein 4 isoform X2: MNEMNLSPVGMDQLTSSSVSNALPVSGSHLGLAASPTHNAIPAPGLPVAIPNLGPSLSSLPSALSLMLPMGIGDRGVMCGIPERNYTLPPPPYPHLESSYFRHILPGILSYLADRPPPQYIHPNTINVDSNPALSVSNNPSALDPYQPSGTVGLEPGIVSMDSRAVNTHGPQNLHPSDSHEVALDTTITMESVSRVTSPISTDGMTEELTMDDVAGDHTQIPNGSRSHEPLAVDTVGSNLTSDAVGHGTVIPIHGSTLELPVVMEPDHIAGRVTGISDSTLNDPIHTVAMSTNSVSVALPTSHNLASLDSVALHEVGLSLEPVAVSSISQEVAMGPSHVSVSADNLAFVPSSLQMEDSNSNKENMATLFTIWCTLCDKAYPSDCPDHGPVTFVPDSPIESRARLSLPKQLLLRQSIMGAEADYGLLMIGVWTRETIPVRTCFGPLIGQQSHSLEVADWTDKAASHIWKIYHNGVLEFCVITADENECNWMMFVRKARNREEQNLVAYPHDGKIYFCTSRDIPPEHELLFYYSRDYAQQLGVPEHPDVHICHCGKECASYADFKAHLSSHIHNHLPSQGHSSNHGPGNGKERKWKCSMCPQAFISPSKLHVHFMGHMGMKPHKCDFCSKAFSDPSNLRTHLKIHTGQKNYRCTLCDKSFTQKAHLESHMVIHTGEKNLKCDYCEKLFMRRQDLKQHVLTHTQERQIKCPKCDKLFLRTNHLKKHLNSHEGKRDYVCEKCSKAYLTKYHLTRHLKICKGPTSSLSAPEEEEEEDSEEELIDSVRTEDCRINNGVYSTGDVLSGHK, translated from the exons ATGAATGAAATGAACTTGAGTCCTGTAGGGATGGACCAGCTGACCTCCTCCTCTGTGAGCAATGCCCTGCCAGTCTCAGGAAGTCACTTGGGCTTGGCAGCGTCACCCACTCACAACGCCATACCAGCACCAG GCTTGCCTGTTGCAATTCCAAACCTGGGCCCCTCCTTGAGTTCCTTgccctctgctctgtctctgatgcTCCCAATGGGTATTGGAGATCGAGGAGTGATGTGTGGTATACCAGAGAGAAACTACACCCTACCTCCACCACCATACCCTCACCTGGAGAGCAGCTATTTCAGACACATTCTACCTG GTATCTTATCTTACTTGGCTGACAGACCACCACCTCAGTACATCCATCCCAACACTATAAATGTTGATAGCAATCCAGCGTTGTCAGTCTCCAACAATCCCTCAGCCCTGGATCCCTACCAGCCCAGTgggactgtggggctggaacCAGGGATTGTCTCCATGGACTCCCGCGCAGTGAACACACACGGTCCTCAAAATCTGCATCCTAGTGACAGCCACGAGGTAGCACTGGATACTACAATCACCATGGAGAGCGTTTCCAGGGTAACCAGCCCCATCTCTACAGATGGGATGACAGAGGAGCTTACAATGGATGATGTAGCTGGGGATCACACGCAGATCCCAAATGGCTCCCGGAGCCACGAACCTTTAGCTGTAGACACAGTGGGGAGTAACTTGACATCGGACGctgtgggacatggcactgtCATTCCCATTCACGGTAGCACTTTGGAACTCCCTGTTGTCATGGAGCCCGACCACATTGCCGGGCGGGTGACAGGGATATCGGACAGCACACTAAATGACCCCATTCATACTGTGGCCATGAGCACCAACTCCGTGAGTGTGGCGCTCCCTACCTCACACAACCTCGCTTCCCTGGACTCAGTAGCCTTGCATGAAGTGGGCCTCAGCCTGGAGCCCGTGGCAGTGTCTTCCATAAGTCAGGAAGTAGCCATGGGGCCAAGCCATGTCAGTGTGTCTGCAGACAATCTTGCCTTTGTACCGTCATCTCTGCAAATGGAAGACTCCAATTCCAACAAGGAGAACATGGCCACCTTGTTTACCATAT GGTGCACACTGTGTGACAAGGCGTATCCATCAGACTGCCCGGACCACGGGCCTGTCACCTTTGTCCCCGACAGCCCAATCGAGAGCCGAGCCAGGCTGTCCCtcccaaagcagctgctcctccGGCAGTCTATCATGGGAGCTGAAGCAG ATTATGGTCTTCTAATGATAGGTGTGTGGACCCGAGAAACCATTCCTGTGAGGACTTGTTTCGGACCTTTGATCGGGCAGCAGAGCCATTCTCTGGAGGTGGCTGACTGGACAGACAAAGCAGCCAGTCACATCTGGAAG ATCTATCACAACGGTGTCCTCGAGTTCTGTGTCATTACAGCTGATGAAAATGAATGTAACTGGATGATGTTCGTACGCAAAGCCAG GAACCGGGAAGAGCAGAACCTGGTGGCTTATCCTCATGATGGAAAAATTTACTTCTGCACCTCTCGGGACATCCCCCCTGAACATGAGCTTCTCTTCTATTACAGTCGGGACTATGCACAACAGCTTG GTGTCCCTGAGCATCCAGACGTGCACATCTGCCACTGCGGGAAGGAGTGCGCTTCCTATGCGGACTTCAAGGCCCATTTGAGCAGCCATATTCACAACCACCTCCCCAGtcaggggcacagcagcaacCACGGACCAGGCAACGGCAAGGAGAGGAAGTGGAAGTGCTCCATGTGCCCCCAGGCTTTCATCTCCCCTTCCAAGCTGCACGTGCACTTCATGGGGCACATGGGCATGAAGCCACACAAGTGCGATTTCTGTAGCAAAGCTTTCAGTGATCCAAGCAACTTACGGACACACCTCAAGATCCACACAG GTCAAAAGAATTATCGCTGCACCCTCTGTGACAAATCATTCACGCAGAAGGCTCACCTGGAGTCGCACATGGTCATTCACACCGGGGAGAAGAACCTCAAGTGCGATTACTGCGAGAAGCTCTTCATGCGCAGGCAGGACCTCAAGCAGCACGTCCTCACTCATACCCA AGAACGGCAGATCAAGTGCCCCAAGTGTGACAAGTTGTTTCTGAGGACAAATCACCTGAAGAAGCATCTCAATTCACATGAAGGAAAGAGGGACTATGTCTGTGAAAAATGCTCCAAGGCTTACCTAACCAAATATCACCTCACTcgacatttaaaaatatgtaaaggCCCAACATCCAGTCTGTCAGCcccagaggaggaagaggaggaggattcAGAGGAGGAATTAATAGACTCTGTGAGGACTGAAGACTGTAGGATTAACAATGGAGTCTATTCAACAGGTGATGTTCTCTCTGGACACAAatga
- the PRDM4 gene encoding PR domain zinc finger protein 4 isoform X1, producing the protein MHPRMNEMNLSPVGMDQLTSSSVSNALPVSGSHLGLAASPTHNAIPAPGLPVAIPNLGPSLSSLPSALSLMLPMGIGDRGVMCGIPERNYTLPPPPYPHLESSYFRHILPGILSYLADRPPPQYIHPNTINVDSNPALSVSNNPSALDPYQPSGTVGLEPGIVSMDSRAVNTHGPQNLHPSDSHEVALDTTITMESVSRVTSPISTDGMTEELTMDDVAGDHTQIPNGSRSHEPLAVDTVGSNLTSDAVGHGTVIPIHGSTLELPVVMEPDHIAGRVTGISDSTLNDPIHTVAMSTNSVSVALPTSHNLASLDSVALHEVGLSLEPVAVSSISQEVAMGPSHVSVSADNLAFVPSSLQMEDSNSNKENMATLFTIWCTLCDKAYPSDCPDHGPVTFVPDSPIESRARLSLPKQLLLRQSIMGAEADYGLLMIGVWTRETIPVRTCFGPLIGQQSHSLEVADWTDKAASHIWKIYHNGVLEFCVITADENECNWMMFVRKARNREEQNLVAYPHDGKIYFCTSRDIPPEHELLFYYSRDYAQQLGVPEHPDVHICHCGKECASYADFKAHLSSHIHNHLPSQGHSSNHGPGNGKERKWKCSMCPQAFISPSKLHVHFMGHMGMKPHKCDFCSKAFSDPSNLRTHLKIHTGQKNYRCTLCDKSFTQKAHLESHMVIHTGEKNLKCDYCEKLFMRRQDLKQHVLTHTQERQIKCPKCDKLFLRTNHLKKHLNSHEGKRDYVCEKCSKAYLTKYHLTRHLKICKGPTSSLSAPEEEEEEDSEEELIDSVRTEDCRINNGVYSTGDVLSGHK; encoded by the exons ATGCACCCCAG AATGAATGAAATGAACTTGAGTCCTGTAGGGATGGACCAGCTGACCTCCTCCTCTGTGAGCAATGCCCTGCCAGTCTCAGGAAGTCACTTGGGCTTGGCAGCGTCACCCACTCACAACGCCATACCAGCACCAG GCTTGCCTGTTGCAATTCCAAACCTGGGCCCCTCCTTGAGTTCCTTgccctctgctctgtctctgatgcTCCCAATGGGTATTGGAGATCGAGGAGTGATGTGTGGTATACCAGAGAGAAACTACACCCTACCTCCACCACCATACCCTCACCTGGAGAGCAGCTATTTCAGACACATTCTACCTG GTATCTTATCTTACTTGGCTGACAGACCACCACCTCAGTACATCCATCCCAACACTATAAATGTTGATAGCAATCCAGCGTTGTCAGTCTCCAACAATCCCTCAGCCCTGGATCCCTACCAGCCCAGTgggactgtggggctggaacCAGGGATTGTCTCCATGGACTCCCGCGCAGTGAACACACACGGTCCTCAAAATCTGCATCCTAGTGACAGCCACGAGGTAGCACTGGATACTACAATCACCATGGAGAGCGTTTCCAGGGTAACCAGCCCCATCTCTACAGATGGGATGACAGAGGAGCTTACAATGGATGATGTAGCTGGGGATCACACGCAGATCCCAAATGGCTCCCGGAGCCACGAACCTTTAGCTGTAGACACAGTGGGGAGTAACTTGACATCGGACGctgtgggacatggcactgtCATTCCCATTCACGGTAGCACTTTGGAACTCCCTGTTGTCATGGAGCCCGACCACATTGCCGGGCGGGTGACAGGGATATCGGACAGCACACTAAATGACCCCATTCATACTGTGGCCATGAGCACCAACTCCGTGAGTGTGGCGCTCCCTACCTCACACAACCTCGCTTCCCTGGACTCAGTAGCCTTGCATGAAGTGGGCCTCAGCCTGGAGCCCGTGGCAGTGTCTTCCATAAGTCAGGAAGTAGCCATGGGGCCAAGCCATGTCAGTGTGTCTGCAGACAATCTTGCCTTTGTACCGTCATCTCTGCAAATGGAAGACTCCAATTCCAACAAGGAGAACATGGCCACCTTGTTTACCATAT GGTGCACACTGTGTGACAAGGCGTATCCATCAGACTGCCCGGACCACGGGCCTGTCACCTTTGTCCCCGACAGCCCAATCGAGAGCCGAGCCAGGCTGTCCCtcccaaagcagctgctcctccGGCAGTCTATCATGGGAGCTGAAGCAG ATTATGGTCTTCTAATGATAGGTGTGTGGACCCGAGAAACCATTCCTGTGAGGACTTGTTTCGGACCTTTGATCGGGCAGCAGAGCCATTCTCTGGAGGTGGCTGACTGGACAGACAAAGCAGCCAGTCACATCTGGAAG ATCTATCACAACGGTGTCCTCGAGTTCTGTGTCATTACAGCTGATGAAAATGAATGTAACTGGATGATGTTCGTACGCAAAGCCAG GAACCGGGAAGAGCAGAACCTGGTGGCTTATCCTCATGATGGAAAAATTTACTTCTGCACCTCTCGGGACATCCCCCCTGAACATGAGCTTCTCTTCTATTACAGTCGGGACTATGCACAACAGCTTG GTGTCCCTGAGCATCCAGACGTGCACATCTGCCACTGCGGGAAGGAGTGCGCTTCCTATGCGGACTTCAAGGCCCATTTGAGCAGCCATATTCACAACCACCTCCCCAGtcaggggcacagcagcaacCACGGACCAGGCAACGGCAAGGAGAGGAAGTGGAAGTGCTCCATGTGCCCCCAGGCTTTCATCTCCCCTTCCAAGCTGCACGTGCACTTCATGGGGCACATGGGCATGAAGCCACACAAGTGCGATTTCTGTAGCAAAGCTTTCAGTGATCCAAGCAACTTACGGACACACCTCAAGATCCACACAG GTCAAAAGAATTATCGCTGCACCCTCTGTGACAAATCATTCACGCAGAAGGCTCACCTGGAGTCGCACATGGTCATTCACACCGGGGAGAAGAACCTCAAGTGCGATTACTGCGAGAAGCTCTTCATGCGCAGGCAGGACCTCAAGCAGCACGTCCTCACTCATACCCA AGAACGGCAGATCAAGTGCCCCAAGTGTGACAAGTTGTTTCTGAGGACAAATCACCTGAAGAAGCATCTCAATTCACATGAAGGAAAGAGGGACTATGTCTGTGAAAAATGCTCCAAGGCTTACCTAACCAAATATCACCTCACTcgacatttaaaaatatgtaaaggCCCAACATCCAGTCTGTCAGCcccagaggaggaagaggaggaggattcAGAGGAGGAATTAATAGACTCTGTGAGGACTGAAGACTGTAGGATTAACAATGGAGTCTATTCAACAGGTGATGTTCTCTCTGGACACAAatga
- the PRDM4 gene encoding PR domain zinc finger protein 4 isoform X3, whose product MHPRMNEMNLSPVGMDQLTSSSVSNALPVSGSHLGLAASPTHNAIPAPGLPVAIPNLGPSLSSLPSALSLMLPMGIGDRGVMCGIPERNYTLPPPPYPHLESSYFRHILPGILSYLADRPPPQYIHPNTINVDSNPALSVSNNPSALDPYQPSGTVGLEPGIVSMDSRAVNTHGPQNLHPSDSHEVALDTTITMESVSRVTSPISTDGMTEELTMDDVAGDHTQIPNGSRSHEPLAVDTVGSNLTSDAVGHGTVIPIHGSTLELPVVMEPDHIAGRVTGISDSTLNDPIHTVAMSTNSVSVALPTSHNLASLDSVALHEVGLSLEPVAVSSISQEVAMGPSHVSVSADNLAFVPSSLQMEDSNSNKENMATLFTIWCTLCDKAYPSDCPDHGPVTFVPDSPIESRARLSLPKQLLLRQSIMGAEAGVWTRETIPVRTCFGPLIGQQSHSLEVADWTDKAASHIWKIYHNGVLEFCVITADENECNWMMFVRKARNREEQNLVAYPHDGKIYFCTSRDIPPEHELLFYYSRDYAQQLGVPEHPDVHICHCGKECASYADFKAHLSSHIHNHLPSQGHSSNHGPGNGKERKWKCSMCPQAFISPSKLHVHFMGHMGMKPHKCDFCSKAFSDPSNLRTHLKIHTGQKNYRCTLCDKSFTQKAHLESHMVIHTGEKNLKCDYCEKLFMRRQDLKQHVLTHTQERQIKCPKCDKLFLRTNHLKKHLNSHEGKRDYVCEKCSKAYLTKYHLTRHLKICKGPTSSLSAPEEEEEEDSEEELIDSVRTEDCRINNGVYSTGDVLSGHK is encoded by the exons ATGCACCCCAG AATGAATGAAATGAACTTGAGTCCTGTAGGGATGGACCAGCTGACCTCCTCCTCTGTGAGCAATGCCCTGCCAGTCTCAGGAAGTCACTTGGGCTTGGCAGCGTCACCCACTCACAACGCCATACCAGCACCAG GCTTGCCTGTTGCAATTCCAAACCTGGGCCCCTCCTTGAGTTCCTTgccctctgctctgtctctgatgcTCCCAATGGGTATTGGAGATCGAGGAGTGATGTGTGGTATACCAGAGAGAAACTACACCCTACCTCCACCACCATACCCTCACCTGGAGAGCAGCTATTTCAGACACATTCTACCTG GTATCTTATCTTACTTGGCTGACAGACCACCACCTCAGTACATCCATCCCAACACTATAAATGTTGATAGCAATCCAGCGTTGTCAGTCTCCAACAATCCCTCAGCCCTGGATCCCTACCAGCCCAGTgggactgtggggctggaacCAGGGATTGTCTCCATGGACTCCCGCGCAGTGAACACACACGGTCCTCAAAATCTGCATCCTAGTGACAGCCACGAGGTAGCACTGGATACTACAATCACCATGGAGAGCGTTTCCAGGGTAACCAGCCCCATCTCTACAGATGGGATGACAGAGGAGCTTACAATGGATGATGTAGCTGGGGATCACACGCAGATCCCAAATGGCTCCCGGAGCCACGAACCTTTAGCTGTAGACACAGTGGGGAGTAACTTGACATCGGACGctgtgggacatggcactgtCATTCCCATTCACGGTAGCACTTTGGAACTCCCTGTTGTCATGGAGCCCGACCACATTGCCGGGCGGGTGACAGGGATATCGGACAGCACACTAAATGACCCCATTCATACTGTGGCCATGAGCACCAACTCCGTGAGTGTGGCGCTCCCTACCTCACACAACCTCGCTTCCCTGGACTCAGTAGCCTTGCATGAAGTGGGCCTCAGCCTGGAGCCCGTGGCAGTGTCTTCCATAAGTCAGGAAGTAGCCATGGGGCCAAGCCATGTCAGTGTGTCTGCAGACAATCTTGCCTTTGTACCGTCATCTCTGCAAATGGAAGACTCCAATTCCAACAAGGAGAACATGGCCACCTTGTTTACCATAT GGTGCACACTGTGTGACAAGGCGTATCCATCAGACTGCCCGGACCACGGGCCTGTCACCTTTGTCCCCGACAGCCCAATCGAGAGCCGAGCCAGGCTGTCCCtcccaaagcagctgctcctccGGCAGTCTATCATGGGAGCTGAAGCAG GTGTGTGGACCCGAGAAACCATTCCTGTGAGGACTTGTTTCGGACCTTTGATCGGGCAGCAGAGCCATTCTCTGGAGGTGGCTGACTGGACAGACAAAGCAGCCAGTCACATCTGGAAG ATCTATCACAACGGTGTCCTCGAGTTCTGTGTCATTACAGCTGATGAAAATGAATGTAACTGGATGATGTTCGTACGCAAAGCCAG GAACCGGGAAGAGCAGAACCTGGTGGCTTATCCTCATGATGGAAAAATTTACTTCTGCACCTCTCGGGACATCCCCCCTGAACATGAGCTTCTCTTCTATTACAGTCGGGACTATGCACAACAGCTTG GTGTCCCTGAGCATCCAGACGTGCACATCTGCCACTGCGGGAAGGAGTGCGCTTCCTATGCGGACTTCAAGGCCCATTTGAGCAGCCATATTCACAACCACCTCCCCAGtcaggggcacagcagcaacCACGGACCAGGCAACGGCAAGGAGAGGAAGTGGAAGTGCTCCATGTGCCCCCAGGCTTTCATCTCCCCTTCCAAGCTGCACGTGCACTTCATGGGGCACATGGGCATGAAGCCACACAAGTGCGATTTCTGTAGCAAAGCTTTCAGTGATCCAAGCAACTTACGGACACACCTCAAGATCCACACAG GTCAAAAGAATTATCGCTGCACCCTCTGTGACAAATCATTCACGCAGAAGGCTCACCTGGAGTCGCACATGGTCATTCACACCGGGGAGAAGAACCTCAAGTGCGATTACTGCGAGAAGCTCTTCATGCGCAGGCAGGACCTCAAGCAGCACGTCCTCACTCATACCCA AGAACGGCAGATCAAGTGCCCCAAGTGTGACAAGTTGTTTCTGAGGACAAATCACCTGAAGAAGCATCTCAATTCACATGAAGGAAAGAGGGACTATGTCTGTGAAAAATGCTCCAAGGCTTACCTAACCAAATATCACCTCACTcgacatttaaaaatatgtaaaggCCCAACATCCAGTCTGTCAGCcccagaggaggaagaggaggaggattcAGAGGAGGAATTAATAGACTCTGTGAGGACTGAAGACTGTAGGATTAACAATGGAGTCTATTCAACAGGTGATGTTCTCTCTGGACACAAatga
- the ASCL4 gene encoding achaete-scute homolog 4, with protein sequence MDSTKDDEKLLKRIAFPGSVSPANSHMHPHGVPLREPFGVPFHLDPSYWEQAYSGHTGRISYIPFPGYMGIYDYSFEPAFIRKRNERERERVRCVNEGYTRLREHLPKEFTDKRLSKVETLRAAISYIKHLQSLLDCHPLGSSSKETLSSKESPGTPGPASLRECNSDGESKTSSASSPYSEFEEMGS encoded by the coding sequence atgGACAGCACCAAAGATGATGAAAAACTACTGAAGAGGATTGCATTTCCAGGATCTGTATCCCCGGCTAACAGCCACATGCACCCCCATGGGGTACCCCTGAGAGAGCCCTTTGGGGTTCCCTTCCACCTGGACCCATCTTACTGGGAGCAAGCCTATAGTGGGCACACAGGTCGCATCTCCTACATCCCATTTCCTGGCTACATGGGCATCTATGACTATTCCTTTGAGCCTGCCTTCATTCGGAAGAGAAatgagagggagagggagcggGTGCGCTGCGTCAACGAGGGCTACACGCGCCTCAGGGAGCACCTGCCCAAGGAATTCACCGACAAGCGCCTCAGCAAAGTGGAGACCCTGAGAGCTGCAATAAGCTACATCAAACACCTGCAGAGCTTGCTGGACTGCCATCCCTTAGGCTCTTCCAGTAAGGAAACTCTCTCTTCCAAGGAAAGCCCAGGAACTCCCGGTCCGGCTTCCCTGCGGGAGTGCAACAGCGATGGAGAGTCCAAAACATCTTCAGCATCATCCCCCTACAGTGAATTTGAGGAGATGGGCAGCTAG